One segment of Fusarium oxysporum f. sp. lycopersici 4287 chromosome 7, whole genome shotgun sequence DNA contains the following:
- a CDS encoding microsomal epoxide hydrolase: MVEFLHISVSYIHSGVTFIQAQPFPSVKSDIMSESKPKVLLFDIGGVCVVSPFQAILDYELSLGIPPGWVNYSISRTAPNGFWHRLEKGEIEMNEEFFRGFSQDLHDPIRWETFYKREQSKNPSLPKETPPVPSVDAEWLFNEMMTVSNNPDPWMFPALKKLKEDGRFILAALSNTVIFPPGHKLHLDHFFDEPVRQIFDVFISSAHVGIRKPDPAMYKLALDRVNEFAKANAHSARGKSLSWEVGIKAEEVTFLDDIGENLKEARRQGLQTIKVNLGRAFEAVDELERVTGLKLAGDHPRMPVEPKAQKVKAKM; this comes from the exons ATGGTTGAGTTCTTACATATTTCAGTTTCTTATATTCACTCTGGGGTCACATTTATACAAGCCCAGCCCTTCCCATCTGTCAAATCGGATATAATGTCAGAGTCTAAGCCCAAAGTTCTGTTGTTCGATATAGGGGGTGTCTGT GTCGTTTCCCCTTTCCAAGCAATCCTCGACTATGAGTTAAGCCTGGGGATCCCTCCAGGGTGGGTCAACTATTCAATATCCAGGACTGCCCCCAATGGCTTCTGGCATCGATTGGAAAAAGGAGAAATCGAGATGAATGAAGAATTCTTCAGAGGTTTCAGTCAAGACCTTCATGATCCCATTAGATGGGAGACCTTCTACAAGCGAGAGCAAAGCAAAAATCCCAGTCTCCCAAAGGAAACCCCTCCAGTTCCTTCAGTCGATGCAGAATGGCTTTTCAACGAGATGATGACGGTTTCTAACAACCCCGACCCATGGATGTTCCCAGCATTGAAAAAGCTGAAGGAGGATGGGCGATTCATTCTCGCAGCTCTGAGTAATACCGTCATCTTTCCGCCTGGCCATAAGCTCCACCTTGACCATTTCTTTGACGAGCCTGTGCGGCAGATATTTGATGTCTTCATTTCTTCCGCCCATGTTGGAATCCGAAAGCCAGATCCGGCCATGTATAAGCTTGCTCTCGACCGAGTAAACGAATTCGCGAAAGCCAATGCTCATTCAGCTCGGGGAAAAAGCTTGAGCTGGGAGGTTGGTATCAAGGCAGAGGAAGTAACTTTTCTCGATGACATCGGGGAGAATTTGAAGGAAGCACGCAGACAAGGGCTGCAAACAATCAAGGTGAACCTTGGTCGAGCATtcgaggctgttgatgagctggAGAGAGTGACTGGGTTGAAGCTCGCTGGTGATCATCCAAGGATGCCCGTTGAACCAAAGGCTCAGAAAGTCAAGGCGAAAATGTGA
- a CDS encoding microsomal epoxide hydrolase, with product MNEEFFRGFSQDLHDPIRWETFYKREQSKNPSLPKETPPVPSVDAEWLFNEMMTVSNNPDPWMFPALKKLKEDGRFILAALSNTVIFPPGHKLHLDHFFDEPVRQIFDVFISSAHVGIRKPDPAMYKLALDRVNEFAKANAHSARGKSLSWEVGIKAEEVTFLDDIGENLKEARRQGLQTIKVNLGRAFEAVDELERVTGLKLAGDHPRMPVEPKAQKVKAKM from the coding sequence ATGAATGAAGAATTCTTCAGAGGTTTCAGTCAAGACCTTCATGATCCCATTAGATGGGAGACCTTCTACAAGCGAGAGCAAAGCAAAAATCCCAGTCTCCCAAAGGAAACCCCTCCAGTTCCTTCAGTCGATGCAGAATGGCTTTTCAACGAGATGATGACGGTTTCTAACAACCCCGACCCATGGATGTTCCCAGCATTGAAAAAGCTGAAGGAGGATGGGCGATTCATTCTCGCAGCTCTGAGTAATACCGTCATCTTTCCGCCTGGCCATAAGCTCCACCTTGACCATTTCTTTGACGAGCCTGTGCGGCAGATATTTGATGTCTTCATTTCTTCCGCCCATGTTGGAATCCGAAAGCCAGATCCGGCCATGTATAAGCTTGCTCTCGACCGAGTAAACGAATTCGCGAAAGCCAATGCTCATTCAGCTCGGGGAAAAAGCTTGAGCTGGGAGGTTGGTATCAAGGCAGAGGAAGTAACTTTTCTCGATGACATCGGGGAGAATTTGAAGGAAGCACGCAGACAAGGGCTGCAAACAATCAAGGTGAACCTTGGTCGAGCATtcgaggctgttgatgagctggAGAGAGTGACTGGGTTGAAGCTCGCTGGTGATCATCCAAGGATGCCCGTTGAACCAAAGGCTCAGAAAGTCAAGGCGAAAATGTGA
- a CDS encoding 60S ribosomal protein L5 has protein sequence MVFHKLVKNSAYYSRYQTKYKRRQQGKTDYYARKRLITQAKNKYNAPKYRLVVRFTNKDIICQIVTSEISGDKVFVSAYSHELKAYGIEHGLTNWAAAYATGLLIARRALKKLGLDEDFTGVEEADGEFKLTEAAETDDGERRPFKVFLDVGLKRTSTGARVFGAMKGASDGGILVPHSEKRFPGYDMETKELDADTLRNYIFGGHVAEYMETLADDDEERFRSQFQKYVDDDVEAEGLEDLYTEAHAAIREDPFKKAESDAPKKTKEEWKEISKKYKTKKLTKEEKEQRVQERIQELLQQE, from the exons ATG GTTTTCCACAAGTTGGTGAAGAACAGCGCGTACTACAG CCGCTACCAGACCAAGTACAAGCGCCGCCAGCAGGGCAAGACCGATTACTACGCCCGAAAGCGCCTCATCACccaggccaagaacaagtaCAATGCTCCCAAGTACCGCCTGGTCGTCCGCTTCACCAACAAGGACATCATCTGCCAGATCGTGACCTCTGAGATCTCTGGCGACAAGGTCTTCGTCTCTGCCTACTCGCACGAGCTCAAGGCCTACGGTATCGAGCACGGTCTCACCAACTGGGCCGCCGCTTACGCTACCGGTCTCCTCATCGCCCGCCGTgccctcaagaagcttggcctcgACGAGGACTTCACTGGTGTCGAGGAGGCTGACGGTGAGTTCAAGCTCACTGAGGCCGCCGAGACCGATGATGGCGAGCGCCGCCCCTTCAAGGTCTTCCTCGATGTTGGTCTGAAGCGAACCTCCACTGGTGCCCGTGTCTTCGGTGCCATGAAGGGCGCCTCTGACGGTGGTATCCTTGTCCCCCACTCCGAGAAGCGATTCCCCGGTTACGACATGGAGACCAAGGAGCTCGATGCTGACACCCTCCGAAACTACATCTTCGGCGGCCACGTCGCTGAGTACATGGAGACCCTCgccgacgacgatgaggagcGATTCCGCAGTCAGTTCCAGAAGTACGTCGACGACGACGTCGAGGCTGAGGGTCTTGAGGACCTCTACACTGAGGCTCACGCCGCCATCCGTGAGGACCCCttcaagaaggccgagagCGATGCTcccaagaagaccaaggaggagtggaaggagatctccaagaagtacaagaccaagaagctcaccaaggaggagaaggagcAGCGCGTACAGGAGCGTATCCAggagcttctccagcaggAGTAA